One Pigmentibacter ruber genomic window, TGGGCAAAAATAAAGCACTAGGAGGCCTAGTTTTGACTGGATATACTCAAGGAAAAGCAGCAGCTGAAGTAGCAGAAAAACTTCTAGCTAGTCCAAATCTTCTGCCAAGCTCACTTTTCCCTATTTATTTGCAAGAAGGGGTATATCTTTTTAGTAAACAGGAAGTTAAAAAATTTAATATAAATATTCCTAATGATATTAAAAAAGATAGTAAATTTGTTGATTAATTTGAATAATCCAAATAAATTGTTTCATATTTTTGCAGCTCACCTTTGTGAGAAAAGGCCAAGGCATATGAATCATTAAAATCTATTATGTAGTTAATCCAGCTAGAAAAATTCTCTTCTTGATCACAAGCAGATAAATTTATTATTTTTGTTTGCAAGGAATTACTACTCAAAACGCTTAATAAATTTGGTGAATAAAAAAGCCCAACTCCAATTCCTTTTAAAATAGCTTCTTTCAATGACCAAATTCGATAAAAGTAGTTTACTTTGTCATTTTCTTTTTCTAACTGGTTAAAATATTTTTCCTCAAAATCAGAAAAAAATTGTGATTTCATTAAATCAAAATTAATTGAAAAATCTTTATATTCAATATCTATCCCAATTTCACCAATAAAAGACGTTGCTATTGCTATATATTCTCTAGAATGAGATACATTAAAATAGATATTTTTTTTAAAATTATTTAAATTTAAAAATGGTTTTTTATATTTACCATAAGAAAATTGAATTAAATCATGACTTAAATTTAATTCCTTAGATAGTATTTTTTTAATAAAAACTCTTGTCATTAAATATCTAATTGAATCATTAAAAAATAAAAATTTTTCAGATTTTATAACATTATCATCAGTAATATATTCATTAAAATTATTTTTATATATAATATTATACATAAATTTATTAAATTCAATATCACAATTTTTACGAAAAGGATTATCTTTTAAAAAAGGGATTTTTATAGTATATATTCTAGCAGGAGAAGAGAAACTCACATTTTACCTGTAATTTTCAAAAATGTATTCTTTAGCAATTTTAATATCATCAGAAAAAAATCTATCATTTTCATAAAATTCAATCTTTGCTCTTAACTCTTTATAAACATGCAAAAGTTTACCAGAAAAACCTTTAATTTTTCTTAAATCACATGCTTGTAATGCAGCTAAAAACTCAATTGCTACGACATAAGCAGTATTTTCAGTCATTTCTAAAAGTCTGTATGCAGCATGAGTTGCCATACTTACATGATCTTCCTGATTAGCAGAAGTTGGAATACTATCTACTGAACATGGAAATGATTTTGATTTATTTTCACTAACCAATGCCGCAGCAGTTACTTGAGCTATCATAAATCCTGAATTTAATCCACTATTATTAACTAAAAAAGGAGGGAGTCCACTTAAATTTGAATCCAACAAAATAGAAATCCTTCTTTCAGATAGTGAGGCAATTTCTGTAGATATAATTGCTAAAATATCAGCTGCAATTGCAACTGGTTCTGCATGAAAATTTCCACCAGAAAGAAACTCATTTGTCTCAAAAAGTGAAATTGGATTATTTGTAACTGCATTTGCTTCTATTTCTAAGGTTTTCTCAATCGAGCTAATTTGCTCAAAACAAGCCCCTAATACTTGTGGAAGACATCTAAATGAATAAGGGTCCTGTATTCTTCCCGATTTATTTAAATAATCATTTCCAATTCCTTCTAAAAGCAGATTTCGCATTTTTTCAGCAACATGCATTTGCCCATGATGACCTCTTAATTCGTGAATCCTCTTATCAAAAGGTTGAGTGTTGCCTTCAATGGCTATGAGTGAAAAAGCACTAGCTTCTAAACACGCTGACATAACTGTTTGTAATTTAAATAAAGAAACTAATGCAATCGCAGTTGAGACTTGAGTTCCATTTAGTAATGATAGTCCTTCTAATGGTTGCATTTCTAGCTTATCAAGTTTGCATTCATCTAATGCTTGAATTGCAGAAATTATTTTCCCATTTTTTCTAACAGTCCCTATTCCAATTAACGGTGCTACCAAATGGGCTAAAGGAGCTAAATCGCCAGAAGCTCCAACAGAACCTTTAATTGGAATACATGGATAGTATTCTTTATTGATTAATGTTAGAAGTGAGTTCAAAACTTCGAATCGAATACCAGAATATCCTCGCGCAAGACTAGCAACTTTTAGGATCGCAATTAATCTCACAAATGAATCATCAAAAAATTCTCCAACTCCAGTACAATGCGATTTTATTAAGTTGTGCTGTAATGTTGTTAGATCTTGTAACTCTATTCTGGTAGATGCTAATTTACCAAATCCAGTGTTGACACCATACACGCTTTTAACATTTTCATTACTTAGCAATTTTTTTACATTATCAACTGATTGCTGCATAGTTCTTTTTGTTTCGTTACAAAGAACATAACTTTCATATTTCCCAAAATAAATATTCTTTAAATTTGAGATACATAATTTACCTGGTTCTATTAAAAAATTTTCTAAATTATTCATAGATGCCTCATTACTTCTTTATCCGCTGTATTATTAAAAATTATATAAATTGTCATATTTTAGTTGCGATAAAGCTAATCCGCCACTAATACTCCAAACATTTTTTATCCCAATTCTTCTCAAGCTTTTTGCAATTGCTAATGAACGATTTCCTGTAGAACATAGTAAAGCAATAGGTTTATTTTTATTTTCTTCATTAATTAAGTAATTAAAGAAATTTACTATTTTAGTGAGAGGAATATTTTTGGGCGGATTTATAAAATTTAAAACATTCCAGTTTTTAAAAAGAATTGACTCTGCATTTTCTCTAATATCTATAATTTCAAAAACACTTGCATCTAAATCTTCAATTGATATTGTTGGTAAACTTTTATCTGTTAATACAGAATTACTAATTGTTCCACAAACTAATTTTCCTTGCAAGTTTGTTTCAAGTAATTGAGAATCTATCAGTTTTTTTTCTGCAAAAAATTCTTTTTCACTCATACAATTCAATGGATCAAATAATTTCTTTAATAAAATATTATTTCTTTTTTCTGTTCCCCATGTTGTTACAATAGATTGGCTATAATCATGCGCAGGACAAAGAATAGTATTATCATGCAATTTTTTATCAAGATTTTTAATTGTATCATAAAATAATTTACTATCACTAATACTAAAATCAGTTCTACCTAAACCTCCTATCAAAACAGTATCACCTATAAAAACACATTCAATTTTTTCATCCAATGAAGATTTATTTTTTAAAAAATAACTTACACTATCCAAAGTATGTCCAGGTGTTTCAAGTCGTTCAATTTCCCAAGTACTTGAATTAAAATTTAAAATATTCGATTCAGAGTTCCACCCTAATTCATCACATGCATCATTTTTTAATAAAAGCTTTTCTAATAAACACGATCTTGCAGAAACGTGATCAGCATGTGAATGGGTATCTAAAACTGCTTGAATATTTAAATTTTTACATTTTATAAGACTTATTAATCTGTCAATACTTTCAAATGTTGGATCAATAATAACACAAAATCTTGTATTTATATCAGAAATTAACCAAGTATTTGAAGAATCATATTCTAGTTGAGTTATGCCATGAATTAGAGAATCTTCGGAATTATTATCAATGGAATCATCAATTATTTTGCATGCTAAATTAAGACATGAGTTTTTTAATGCCTTTCCAGCAGCTTGAATATTTTTTATTCCAAGAAAAATTTCTTCTTGCGATGTAGTTAATCCAAAAGAAAGTCTTATAGCTGAGGCTTTTCTCCACTCAGGTAAATTCATTGCTTCTAAAACATGACTGTAGTCAAGGGATTTCGAATTACAAGCAGAACCTCCGCTTAAACTTACTCCAGCAGCATCGAATACTCGCATTAATTCTTTTGAAGTAAATCCATATACAGAAAAGTTCAAAGTTGTGGCCACAGAATTTTCTAAATCAGTATTTATTTCTATTGCGGGAAAAGCTTCTACTAAAGAATTTAATAGTAAACTTCTAAAGTGAAATAATTCTTGATTAGTTTTAAAATTTGCGTCTAAACATCCATCTTTTATTTTATTTAATTTCTCTAAAATAACACCAATAGCAGCAATACCTGGATGGTTTTCTGTCCCTGCTCGAATCCCTCTTTCCTGTCCACCACCAACAATTAATGAACATTGTGGAGCTTTTTCTCTCAAATATAAAAATCCAATTCCTTTTGGAGCATGCACCTTATGGCCACTAAAAGTGGCATAATCAACACTTAAGTCATTAAAATTTAATGAAATTTTTCCAAGCGCTTGAACACAATCTACTAACCAAAATACTTTACTAGCAGAACTTCTTATTACTTTTTCAATCTCTTTTAAATTTGTTATTAATCCAGTTTCATTATTTACTGCCATAGTACATAAAAAAACAGTATCATTTATATGCTCTTGTATTTCATCTAGACTTATATGCCCCTTACTATTCACACCGATTTGAACAACCTCAAGATTTACACCTAATATTTTCTTCCAATGTATTATTGAATTATATACAGCTTTATGTTCTGTTTTTGAAATTAATATTTTTTTATTTAGAAAAGAAGGTTCATCTTTTATTTGATCTTTTATCCAATTCAAAACAGAAAGTACTGATATTTGAATTGCTTCTGTTGCTCCACTAGTAAAATAAATTTCTGTAGGTTTAACATTCAACAATTTGCTTGCTTGAATTCGCGATTCTTCCAAAATTAATTTTGCTTCTGCGCCAGCTATATGTGAGCTACTGGGATTTGCATATACTCTTTCCATTGACCAAAGAGCAGCTTGACAAGCTTCTTTTAAAATTGGAGCTGTAGCATTACAATCAAAATATACTTTTGAATTGCCATTATTTTTTTCTTTGTTCATTATGCCTCCATTTCAATTTTTAATCTTGTCTTTTCTAATTATCACATATAAAAGAATATTACTATTTAAAATTGTTATTTAAAAAATAATTTTTATTTATCTTTTTAAAAAAATTTTTATAGCCCAAAAATTTTATTTTTTTCCTTTTAATAAAAAATACATAAAAGTCATTTTTTTGATATTAAATTCTTACATAATAATGCTATAATAAAAAATTATTATGAACTATAGGAATTAAAAAAATGATAGATTATCGAAGAATAATTTTTTCTTTTTTAGCTTTCTTTTTAATGGTTGGGTATGCTATGGCGGATAAAACAGATTCAAAATATGAAAATGTCGATAAAAGCAAAAAAATAAAAGAACTTTCACCTATTCAAAAAGAAGTAACTCAAAATAATGGGACAGAGGCTCCATTTAAAAATGAATTTTGGAACAACAAGGAAGATGGAATTTATGTAGATGTTGTCACAGGAGAGCCTTTATTTAGCTCTCTAGATAAATATGATTCAGGCACGGGATGGCCTAGCTTTACTAAACCAATAGATAATAAATTTTTGCAATTTAAAGAAGATAAATCTTTAGTTCATGAAACAAGAACTGAAGTCAAATCAAAAATTGGAA contains:
- a CDS encoding aminotransferase class V-fold PLP-dependent enzyme; this translates as MNKEKNNGNSKVYFDCNATAPILKEACQAALWSMERVYANPSSSHIAGAEAKLILEESRIQASKLLNVKPTEIYFTSGATEAIQISVLSVLNWIKDQIKDEPSFLNKKILISKTEHKAVYNSIIHWKKILGVNLEVVQIGVNSKGHISLDEIQEHINDTVFLCTMAVNNETGLITNLKEIEKVIRSSASKVFWLVDCVQALGKISLNFNDLSVDYATFSGHKVHAPKGIGFLYLREKAPQCSLIVGGGQERGIRAGTENHPGIAAIGVILEKLNKIKDGCLDANFKTNQELFHFRSLLLNSLVEAFPAIEINTDLENSVATTLNFSVYGFTSKELMRVFDAAGVSLSGGSACNSKSLDYSHVLEAMNLPEWRKASAIRLSFGLTTSQEEIFLGIKNIQAAGKALKNSCLNLACKIIDDSIDNNSEDSLIHGITQLEYDSSNTWLISDINTRFCVIIDPTFESIDRLISLIKCKNLNIQAVLDTHSHADHVSARSCLLEKLLLKNDACDELGWNSESNILNFNSSTWEIERLETPGHTLDSVSYFLKNKSSLDEKIECVFIGDTVLIGGLGRTDFSISDSKLFYDTIKNLDKKLHDNTILCPAHDYSQSIVTTWGTEKRNNILLKKLFDPLNCMSEKEFFAEKKLIDSQLLETNLQGKLVCGTISNSVLTDKSLPTISIEDLDASVFEIIDIRENAESILFKNWNVLNFINPPKNIPLTKIVNFFNYLINEENKNKPIALLCSTGNRSLAIAKSLRRIGIKNVWSISGGLALSQLKYDNLYNF
- the hutH gene encoding histidine ammonia-lyase, producing MNNLENFLIEPGKLCISNLKNIYFGKYESYVLCNETKRTMQQSVDNVKKLLSNENVKSVYGVNTGFGKLASTRIELQDLTTLQHNLIKSHCTGVGEFFDDSFVRLIAILKVASLARGYSGIRFEVLNSLLTLINKEYYPCIPIKGSVGASGDLAPLAHLVAPLIGIGTVRKNGKIISAIQALDECKLDKLEMQPLEGLSLLNGTQVSTAIALVSLFKLQTVMSACLEASAFSLIAIEGNTQPFDKRIHELRGHHGQMHVAEKMRNLLLEGIGNDYLNKSGRIQDPYSFRCLPQVLGACFEQISSIEKTLEIEANAVTNNPISLFETNEFLSGGNFHAEPVAIAADILAIISTEIASLSERRISILLDSNLSGLPPFLVNNSGLNSGFMIAQVTAAALVSENKSKSFPCSVDSIPTSANQEDHVSMATHAAYRLLEMTENTAYVVAIEFLAALQACDLRKIKGFSGKLLHVYKELRAKIEFYENDRFFSDDIKIAKEYIFENYR
- the msrB gene encoding peptide-methionine (R)-S-oxide reductase MsrB; the encoded protein is MVGYAMADKTDSKYENVDKSKKIKELSPIQKEVTQNNGTEAPFKNEFWNNKEDGIYVDVVTGEPLFSSLDKYDSGTGWPSFTKPIDNKFLQFKEDKSLVHETRTEVKSKIGNSHLGHVFDDGPGPTKKRYCINSAALKFIPVANLEKEGYGQYLSLFKKHKKENK
- a CDS encoding 4'-phosphopantetheinyl transferase family protein, whose product is MSFSSPARIYTIKIPFLKDNPFRKNCDIEFNKFMYNIIYKNNFNEYITDDNVIKSEKFLFFNDSIRYLMTRVFIKKILSKELNLSHDLIQFSYGKYKKPFLNLNNFKKNIYFNVSHSREYIAIATSFIGEIGIDIEYKDFSINFDLMKSQFFSDFEEKYFNQLEKENDKVNYFYRIWSLKEAILKGIGVGLFYSPNLLSVLSSNSLQTKIINLSACDQEENFSSWINYIIDFNDSYALAFSHKGELQKYETIYLDYSN